Proteins encoded in a region of the Eschrichtius robustus isolate mEscRob2 chromosome 14, mEscRob2.pri, whole genome shotgun sequence genome:
- the GRP gene encoding gastrin-releasing peptide isoform X3, which produces MRGRDFALVLLALVLCQAPRGPAAPVSAGAGTMLAKMYPRGNHWAVGHLMGKKSTAESPYVYEGGSLTEQLREYIRWEEAARNLLSLLEAKGTRSHQPPQREPLGILQSTWDSEDSSNFKDLVDSLLQVLSVKEGTPS; this is translated from the exons ATGCGCGGCCGCGACTTCGCGCTCGTCCTGCTGGCTCTGGTCCTCTGCCAGGCGCCCCGGGGGCCGGCCGCCCCGGTGTCGGCGGGCGCAGGGACCATGCTGGCCAAGATGTACCCGCGCGGCAACCACTGGGCGGTGG GACACTTAATGGGAAAAAAGAGCACAGCAGAGTCCCCGTATGTTTATGAGGGAGGGAGCCTGACGGAGCAGCTGAGGGAGTACATTCGCTGGGAGGAAGCTGCAAGGAATTTGCTAAGCCTCCTAGAAGCAAAGGGGACCAGAAGCCATCAGCCACCTCAACGCGAGCCCCTGGGCATTCTCCAGTCTACTTGGGATTCAGAGGACAGCAGCAACTTTAAAGAC ttgGTGGACTCTCTACTCCAGGTTCTCAGCGTGAAGGAAGGAACCCCCAGCTGA
- the GRP gene encoding gastrin-releasing peptide isoform X1: protein MRGRDFALVLLALVLCQAPRGPAAPVSAGAGTMLAKMYPRGNHWAVGHLMGKKSTAESPYVYEGGSLTEQLREYIRWEEAARNLLSLLEAKGTRSHQPPQREPLGILQSTWDSEDSSNFKDVGSRLKVGGLSTPGSQREGRNPQLN from the exons ATGCGCGGCCGCGACTTCGCGCTCGTCCTGCTGGCTCTGGTCCTCTGCCAGGCGCCCCGGGGGCCGGCCGCCCCGGTGTCGGCGGGCGCAGGGACCATGCTGGCCAAGATGTACCCGCGCGGCAACCACTGGGCGGTGG GACACTTAATGGGAAAAAAGAGCACAGCAGAGTCCCCGTATGTTTATGAGGGAGGGAGCCTGACGGAGCAGCTGAGGGAGTACATTCGCTGGGAGGAAGCTGCAAGGAATTTGCTAAGCCTCCTAGAAGCAAAGGGGACCAGAAGCCATCAGCCACCTCAACGCGAGCCCCTGGGCATTCTCCAGTCTACTTGGGATTCAGAGGACAGCAGCAACTTTAAAGACGTGGGATCAAGACTCAAAG ttgGTGGACTCTCTACTCCAGGTTCTCAGCGTGAAGGAAGGAACCCCCAGCTGAACTGA
- the GRP gene encoding gastrin-releasing peptide isoform X2 encodes MRGRDFALVLLALVLCQAPRGPAAPVSAGAGTMLAKMYPRGNHWAVGHLMGKKSTAESPYVYEGGSLTEQLREYIRWEEAARNLLSLLEAKGTRSHQPPQREPLGILQSTWDSEDSSNFKDVGSRLKGSQREGRNPQLN; translated from the exons ATGCGCGGCCGCGACTTCGCGCTCGTCCTGCTGGCTCTGGTCCTCTGCCAGGCGCCCCGGGGGCCGGCCGCCCCGGTGTCGGCGGGCGCAGGGACCATGCTGGCCAAGATGTACCCGCGCGGCAACCACTGGGCGGTGG GACACTTAATGGGAAAAAAGAGCACAGCAGAGTCCCCGTATGTTTATGAGGGAGGGAGCCTGACGGAGCAGCTGAGGGAGTACATTCGCTGGGAGGAAGCTGCAAGGAATTTGCTAAGCCTCCTAGAAGCAAAGGGGACCAGAAGCCATCAGCCACCTCAACGCGAGCCCCTGGGCATTCTCCAGTCTACTTGGGATTCAGAGGACAGCAGCAACTTTAAAGACGTGGGATCAAGACTCAAAG GTTCTCAGCGTGAAGGAAGGAACCCCCAGCTGAACTGA